From the genome of Monomorium pharaonis isolate MP-MQ-018 chromosome 2, ASM1337386v2, whole genome shotgun sequence, one region includes:
- the LOC118644545 gene encoding uncharacterized protein LOC118644545 translates to MPIVSADGKLQSPLYLVLKEVSGNFGPRVEETLFRPANIYIAASKSGKLTGEHFQSWFTNVFLPISGSFSVLLLDSWTGHCPTTLQEFMPSDKDVRILTIPKKTTGMIQPLDVFGFRIWKNFVRTFSDRVVLFNYDINLHLRNNIIKLQSLTHIQLSSPRFHNLFKYAWFKSGYIEERPSQFQNPVDFCFSGKAIQDVPRCSICNAPAVIRCSWCKQYLCMHHFFEQYHDCKHYEE, encoded by the coding sequence ATGCCCATAGTTTCTGCAGACGGAAAATTACAATCACCTCTCTATTTGGTTTTGAAAGAAGTTAGTGGAAATTTTGGTCCACGAGTTGAAGAAACCTTGTTCAGGCCTGCAAACATTTACATCGCTGCATCGAAATCGGGTAAATTAACTGGAGAACACTTTCAATCTTGgtttacaaatgtatttttacccATAAGTGGAAGCTTCAGTGTGCTATTATTAGATTCTTGGACCGGACATTGTCCTACAACccttcaagaatttatgccaTCTGATAAAGATGTGCGAATTTTAACTATACCAAAAAAAACCACAGGAATGATTCAACCTCTTGATGTTTTCGGGTTCAGAAtatggaaaaattttgtaagaacgTTCAGTGATCGTgtcgtattatttaattacgatattaatttacacttgagaaataatattataaaattgcaatcttTAACTCATATACAACTATCTTCGCCGCGATTTCATAATCTTTTTAAGTATGCCTGGTTCAAGAGTGGATATATCGAGGAACGGCCATCACAATTTCAAAATCCAGTGGATTTCTGTTTTTCTGGAAAAGCCATACAGGATGTACCACGATGTTCCATATGTAACGCCCCGGCAGTAATACGTTGTTCTTGGTGCAAGCAATACCTTTGTATGCATCATTTTTTTGAGCAATATCATGATTGCAAACATTAtgaggaataa